TCGCGGAGGAGGTCCTCGCGACCGACTTCGCCGAGGGCGAGGCCGACGGCTCCTACGGTGACGCGTTCACCGACGAGCCGCTCGCGCTGACCTTCCGGCTGCGCAAGGCCTGAGCCCGAGCACCGGCGACCGGTCGGCCAAACGGTCGCCGGTCGCCGGTCGCCGGTCGCCGGTCGCCGGTCGCCGGTCGCCGGTCGAGCATCTGTACGCCGAGGCCCGGGCCCGCGGAAAGGATCTTCCGCGGGCCCGGGCCTCGGCATTGCGTGCGCGCGTACAGGCGTACGTCCTGGGCAGGGCGGAGGCACAAAAGGAGCGGGGCCCCGGATCTCCGGGGCCCCGCTCCTTGAACGCTTCCGACGCCAGTGGCGCCGCTCGGACGTCCGTCAGTTGTCGTCCTCGTCGATGAGGAAGCCGCGCATCGGCGACGGTGCCTGCTGCATGGGCTGCGGGCCCTGCGGCCGGACCGGGGCCATCGGCTGGGTCATCGCGGGGGACATCTGCTGCTGACCGCCGTAGGACGGGCCACCGGCCGGGGACGGGGTGTTGCCGCCCATCGTCTGGTTGCCGCCGTAGGACGGGGCGCTCGCACCGGCCGAGGCCATCGAAGGCGCCGGGGACGGCGGGAGCGAGGCCGTCGCCGGGGTGCGCGGCGGGGCCAGCGAGTCGTCGGCCTGGGTCTCCAGCTGACGGAGCTGGCTCTCCAGGTAGGACTTCAGGCGGGTGCGGTACTCGCGCTCGAAGCCGCGCAGGTCCTCGACCTTGCGCTCCAGCGTGGCGCGCGCGGACTCCAGGGAGCCCATCGCCACACGGTGCTTCTCCTGCGCGTCCCGCTCCAGGGCGTCGGCCTTGGCACGGGCGTCGCGCTCCAGACCCTCGGCACGGCTGCGCGCCTCACCGACGATCTTGTTCGCCTCGGAACGGGCCTCGGCGATCGCCTGGTCGGCGGTCTGCTGGGCCAGCGAGAGCACACGGGCGGCGCTGTCGCCACCGGGACCCTGACCGGGCTGCGGAAGCTGCGGGCCACCGTGACCACCGGGGCCGCCCATGGGGCCGCCCATCGGACCACCCTGCTGCTGCATCGGGCCGCCCTGCTGCTG
This is a stretch of genomic DNA from Streptomyces sp. NA04227. It encodes these proteins:
- a CDS encoding DivIVA domain-containing protein encodes the protein MPLTPEDVRNKQFTTVRLREGYDEDEVDAFLDEVEAELTRLLRENEDLRAKLAAATRAAAQNQQQQQMRKPPEPQDRPGAPVPAAISGPQPVPPHQQQMGGPPQLPGGAPQLPPGPGGPQGPHGPGPMQQQGGPMQQQGGPMQQQGGPMGGPMGGPGGHGGPQLPQPGQGPGGDSAARVLSLAQQTADQAIAEARSEANKIVGEARSRAEGLERDARAKADALERDAQEKHRVAMGSLESARATLERKVEDLRGFEREYRTRLKSYLESQLRQLETQADDSLAPPRTPATASLPPSPAPSMASAGASAPSYGGNQTMGGNTPSPAGGPSYGGQQQMSPAMTQPMAPVRPQGPQPMQQAPSPMRGFLIDEDDN